A window of Silurus meridionalis isolate SWU-2019-XX chromosome 28, ASM1480568v1, whole genome shotgun sequence contains these coding sequences:
- the fgg gene encoding fibrinogen gamma chain yields the protein MAAFSHTLFSLLFLFTLASAQIRGDYTEHCVPNDAFGTYCPTTCGVENYLHNYKSGVIKDLNYIDDLLWEISNLTQGAQDKVVYLKDSQTQAQKSSPDLYIQKSSNMLDDVLRFEKTILSQEEQIYELQATLAANEKRLTELKQLSLQLEQKCKLPCKDKVTIQTITGKDCQDIANKGGKVSGLYYVQPAKAPTSFLVYCEIDSSGRGWTVLQRRRDGSVNFNRNWVPYKEGFGYLSPDDSTEFWLGNEKIHLLSVQSSVPYVLRIEMVDWEGVKKYADYAMFRVSPEIDQYRLTYAYYFGGDAGDAFDGVDFGDDVSDKPHTSHNGLQFSTPDKDNDRYNGNCAKQDGSGWWMNQCHAAHLNGKYYRGGKYSQKDVGEHGFDNGIIWATWHDRWYSLKQTTMKIIPINRIHAGGQQGMEFGKGDFPTR from the exons ATGGCTgcgttctcacacacactgttctcgTTGCTGTTCCTGTTCACACTGGCTTCAGCG CAAATAAGAGGAGATTATACCGAGCACTGTGTTCCTAATGATGCCTTC GGAACTTACTGTCCCACCACATGTGGAGTAGAAAATTATCTCCACAACTACAAGTCAGGCGTGATAAAGGATCTGAACTACATAGATGATCTCCTGTGGGAGATCTCTAACCTCACCCAGGGAGCTCAGGATAAAGTGGTTTATCTGAAGGACTCACAGACGCAGGCACAGAAATCCTCACCGG ATTTGTACATCCAAAAGTCTTCGAACATGCTGGACGATGTTCTGCGCTTTGAGAAAACCATTCTATCTCAGGAGGAACAGATTTA tgaACTGCAAGCGACGCTGGCAGCCAATGAGAAACGTCTGACGGAGTTAAAGCAGTTATCTCTACAGCTggagcaaaaatgtaaattaccCTGTAAAGACAAAGTAACCATACAGACCATCACTGGGAAAG ATTGTCAGGACATCGCTAATAAAGGTGGAAAAGTTAGTGGTCTGTATTACGTCCAGCCTGCGAAAGCTCCTACTTCGTTCCTCGTGTACTGTGAGATTGACAGCTCAGGCCGAGGCTGGACTGTCCTTCAGAGg aggcGTGATGGCAGTGTTAACTTTAACAGAAACTGGGTCCCGTATAAAGAAGGCTTTGGTTATCTGTCTCCGGATGACAGCACAGAGTTCTGGTTAGGAAACGAGAAGATCCACTTGCTCTCTGTTCAGTCCAGTGTTCCATACGTGCTCCGGATAGAGATGGTGGACTGGGAAGGAGTCAAAAA ATACGCAGACTATGCCATGTTCAGGGTGAGTCCGGAGATCGATCAGTACCGTCTGACCTACGCTTACTACTTTGGAGGAGATGCTGGCGATGCTTTCGATGGGGTTGACTTTGGTGATGATGTGAGTGATAAACCCCACACATCTCATAACGGCCTGCAGTTCAGCACTCCAGACAAAGACAACGACAGATACAATGGGAACTGCGCTAAGCAGGACGGCTCCGGATGGTGGATGAACCAGTGTCATGCTGCTCATCTAAACGGAAAATATTACAGAG GAGGTAAATACAGCCAGAAGGACGTGGGAGAGCACGGGTTCGATAACGGCATCATCTGGGCCACATGGCACGATCGCTGGTACTCTCTGaagcagaccaccatgaagaTCATTCCCATCAACAGAATCCATGCTGGAGGTCAGCAGGGCATGGAGTTCGGCAAAGGAGACTTCCCTACCCGCTAA
- the lrata gene encoding lecithin retinol acyltransferase a: MYDSLVLLLHRLALLSDLSAFKSAWPWRRERERAAPTSPPPPLAPAPPFRRGDLLEVPRTLFEHFGIYLGEDRVAHLVPDILPALTGERALTAVTNTRLVLGCVYRSASVRVDTVADFAYGAPVRVNTMDHRLSGARAMDGDEVVRRAERRVGRVDYSLLWNNCEHFVTSCRYGTPVSLQTDQFCRGVKAVVRDQRTVLLSLLLGLTSVSFFGLSPATLFPTVFISFMLWMAG, from the exons ATGTACGACTCTcttgtgctgctgctgcacaGGCTCGCGCTCCTGTCCGACCTGAGCGCGTTCAAAAGCGCGTGGCCGTGGCGGAGGGAACGCGAGCGCGCGGCCCCGACATCACCTCCTCCCCCTCTTGCGCCCGCGCCCCCGTTCCGACGTGGGGACCTGCTGGAGGTGCCGCGCACGCTGTTCGAGCACTTCGGGATTTATCTCGGGGAGGACCGCGTGGCGCATCTCGTGCCCGACATTCTGCCGGCGCTCACCGGCGAGCGCGCGCTCACCGCCGTCACCAACACGCGCCTCGTGCTCGGATGCGTTTACCGGAGCGCGAGCGTGCGCGTGGACACGGTGGCGGACTTCGCGTACGGCGCCCCAGTGCGCGTGAACACCATGGACCACAGGCTCTCCGGAGCGCGCGCGATGGATGGAGACGAGGTCGTGCGCAGAGCGGAGAGGCGCGTGGGTCGCGTGGACTACAGCCTTCTGTGGAACAACTGCGAGCACTTCGTCACTTCCTGTCGGTACGGTACACCTGTGAGCCTGCAAACCGACCAG TTCTGCAGAGGAGTGAAGGCGGTGGTTCGGGATCAGAGGACCGTCCTGCTCTCTCTTCTCCTGGGTCTCACCTCAGTCAGTTTCTTCGGTCTCTCACCAGCGACTCTGTTCCCAACAGTCTTCATCTCCTTCATGCTCTGGATGGCTGGCTGA